Sequence from the Gemmatimonadota bacterium genome:
ACTAACGACTAACGACTAACGACTAACGACTAACGACTACAACCCCTTCACCTCCGCCGCCGCGCTGATCGCATCGTCGATATCCCGCGTGATCGCGCGCGCCTGCTGGGTCGCCTGCGCCAGGTGGTCGCTCATCGCGCCGACGCCGCGCTCCTTGATGCGCAGCAACTCGAGCCGAAGCCCCTGCATCATCAGCACGCTGCTCTCCAGCTTGTCGGTGATCTCGGTGCGCCGGTTCTGCAGGTCGAGGCATGCCTTCAACTGGCGGTCGAGCATCGCCTGCTGCCGGTCGCGCTCCTCGCTTTCCGGTCGCGACTTGATCTCGGCGAGCCGTGCCTCGATGGTCACGACATCCTGCACGCCGACCCGATCCATGTCGTTGAGGGTGCGCGCCAACTGCCCGGCGCGGTCATGGAGCCCATCGATGGTCTGGATCATCTCGGGGAACATCGAGCGGTCGGTGTCGGTCAGCGAGCCCCACAGCGAGATGATCGCGCTGCGGTCGCCATAGACCTGCTGCATCTTCGGCAGCCACGGCCCATACTCCTCGGCCTTCGGCGCCGCGACCTGCCGGATCCCCTTGAGCGCCTTCGCCTGGCTCGCCGGAATGGCATCGGGGGCGTCGGGACGATTGAGCACGTCGCGCCAGGAATACCCCGCCTGCCACAGCTCGGAGTAACGCTTGAAGAGGCCGATCGACATCCCGCCGGCGACGAAGAGGAACCACGGCCCATCGAGGCCGGTCGCCACGTTGATCATGAAGCAGCCACCGACCACCGCGGCGAACTTGGCGAACTCCGCCCGCGCCTGGCGCACCAGCTTCGGCTCGCCCGTTTCGGGAAGCGCCGGCTCGTTGTTCTTGAGTCCGCGGCGCACCGCGCGCCCCTGCTCACGCGCCACCCGCCCGGCGTCGCGGAGACCGCCGACATCGCGCGCGGTCGGGCGGCCGGGGAGGTTGTTCCGATTGCCGGCCGCGTCGCCCAGCGGTGCCCGGGTCGGCCGCGCCGTCCCCCGGTCGCCAAGCGGGGGACGCGCCAGCGGGCGCGGCGACGGGCGGGTCGGATTCCCGGCGCGGTTGGGCGAGGCGGTCCGGTTCGGCGCCGCGGCACGCTCGGCCGCGCGCATGCCGAGGCCGGTCGGCCGATAGCCCGCCACCGAGCGGCTCTCCAGCGCCCGACGCAGCGCCTCGGCCGAGGCCCAGCGGTTCTCCGGGTCCTTCTCGAGGCAACGGGCCACGGCCAACGAGAGGTCCTCCGGGATGTCCGGATACTTCTCGTGCAGCAGCGGCGCGACCTCGGTGATGTGCTTCATCAGGATGCCAGCCACCGTCGGGGCGTTGAACGGCAACTCCCCCGACAACATCTGATAGGCGACGACGCCGACCGAATAGAGGTCGCTCCGGCCGTCGATCTCTCGCTCGCCGGCGGCCTGCTCGGGGCTCATGTACGACGGTGTGCCGATGGCCATCCCCGCGGAGGTCAGCGTGGCGCTGCTGGTCGACGACATCGCCTTGGCAATGCCGAAGTCCGTCACCATCACGCGGCCGCGGGTCCCTTCGAGCAGGATGTTGTCCGGCTTGATGTCGCGATGGATGATCGACAGCGCGTGTGCGGCCGAGAGTGCGTCGGCCGTCTCACGCATGATCCGGCGCGTCTCCTCGGCAGGGACGCGTCCACGCCGACGGATGCGGGCCGCGAGCGACTCGCCCTCGATCAGTCCCATCACGAAATAGACGATGCCCTTCCCCTGGCCGACGTCGTGGATGGGGACGATGTGCGGATGGGCCAGCTTGGCGGCCGTCTGCGCCTCGCGCGTGAACCGCTCGCGGATCTCGCTCGAGAACGCCAGCTCCGGCGGGAGCGCCTTGATCGCCACCCGTCGTTGCAGTCGTTCGTCCCGCGCACGGTACACCACCCCCATGCCGCCGCGACCGATCTCTCCCTCGATCGTATAGGCATCGCCGAGCGCCTCCTTCAGGAGGGCCGGCAGAGGATGCGGTGTGGGATCGGTCATTCAGGATCCGGGCGGCGGGACAATGACAGTCGCGATACGGGACGCTAACCCCGGAATTTGTACCGAGATGCACCTGCGAGCAACGTGCCGAGCCGCACCTGCCGTCGCGACAGGAAGTGAAGTTTCCTCCCTGAAACGTTTGTGCCCCTCTGGCGGACCCCTCCGGGACCCATCGGCCAGCTCGGCAGGTATCTTGGGAGCAGGGCTGGCACGGCGGATGCCCCTTGCCTCCCCATCGCGCCGTGGACCGGTGCACCGCCCCCCTGCGGTCCCGTCCAGGCGCTGTGTCTCAAGGAGAACCTCGTGACTGAACGTCTGACCCTTCCCGTCCTCCCCCTGCGCGACGTGGTGCTCTTCCCGGGCGTCACGGCTCCGATCGGGGCAGGACGTCCCATGACCCTCAAGGCGATCGAAGCCGCCCTCGCCTCTCCCGACAAGCTCGTCTTCGCGGTGGCCCAGAAGGAAAACATCGAAGCCGTCTCGGCGGACGGGCTCCACCTGATCGGCACCATCGCCAAGATCGGCCAGCTGCAGCGCGGCATGTCGGGGATGCAGTTGCTCCTGCACGGCGAGCGCCGCGCCATGGCGTTGCAGGTGACCGAGGAGAACGGCCATCTCGTCGCCGTGGTGCGCGACATGGACGACCTCCCGCCGGTGGATGAATCGGATCCGGGCTTCGTCGCCCTGCATCGCGAGCTGCGCGCCCGCGCCGCCGAATTGGGCCAGAAGTCCGGCCTCCCCGACGAAGTGGTGCAGCAGGTGCTCAACGGCGTCGACGAGCCGGGGCGGTTCGCCGACCTCGTGGCCGGCTACCTCGATCTCGACGCCGCGGGGCGGCAGTCGCTGCTCGAGACGCTCGCCGTCGACGAGCGGCTCCGCCGCGTCCTCGTGCACGTGCAGCGGCAGATTGCCGTGCTCGATGCCCAGGAGGACATCAAGTCGCAGGTGCAGGAAGAGCTCGGCGACCGGCAGCGCGAGATCTACCTCCGCGAACAGTTGAAGACCATTCGGCGCGAGCTCGGCGACGAGGACGATGGCACCGAGGTCGATGAACTCGAGTTGCGCCTCGAAGGGCTCGATCTGCCCGAGGAGGCGCGCAAGGAAGTCGATCGCGAGCTCGGCCGGTTGCGCCGGATCGGTCGCGAGACGATGGAATCGCAGGTCATTCGCACCTTCCTCGAGCATGTCGCCGAACTGCCGTGGAACGAGACCAGCGAGGAGCATCTGGAGATCGCCGAGGCCTCGAAGATCCTCGACGCCGACCACTACGCCCTGGGCGACGTGAAGGACCGCGTGCTGGAGTTCCTCGCCGTGCGCGCCATGCGTGCCAAGCGCGACGCTGCGCCGAAGGGGGACGATGCTGACACCCCTCAGGCGTCGACGTCAGTCGACGCGTCGCGTCCGTCGCCCTCGGGCGACGGCGCCAAGGACAAGGACGACGAGACCACCAAGCGCTCGCCGATCCTCCTCTTCGTCGGCCCTCCGGGCGTCGGCAAGACCTCGGTCGCCAAGAGCATCGCCCGCGCGATGGGACGGAAGTACGTCCGCATCTCGCTGGGTGGCGCGCGCGACGAGGCCGACATTC
This genomic interval carries:
- a CDS encoding protein kinase, with amino-acid sequence MTDPTPHPLPALLKEALGDAYTIEGEIGRGGMGVVYRARDERLQRRVAIKALPPELAFSSEIRERFTREAQTAAKLAHPHIVPIHDVGQGKGIVYFVMGLIEGESLAARIRRRGRVPAEETRRIMRETADALSAAHALSIIHRDIKPDNILLEGTRGRVMVTDFGIAKAMSSTSSATLTSAGMAIGTPSYMSPEQAAGEREIDGRSDLYSVGVVAYQMLSGELPFNAPTVAGILMKHITEVAPLLHEKYPDIPEDLSLAVARCLEKDPENRWASAEALRRALESRSVAGYRPTGLGMRAAERAAAPNRTASPNRAGNPTRPSPRPLARPPLGDRGTARPTRAPLGDAAGNRNNLPGRPTARDVGGLRDAGRVAREQGRAVRRGLKNNEPALPETGEPKLVRQARAEFAKFAAVVGGCFMINVATGLDGPWFLFVAGGMSIGLFKRYSELWQAGYSWRDVLNRPDAPDAIPASQAKALKGIRQVAAPKAEEYGPWLPKMQQVYGDRSAIISLWGSLTDTDRSMFPEMIQTIDGLHDRAGQLARTLNDMDRVGVQDVVTIEARLAEIKSRPESEERDRQQAMLDRQLKACLDLQNRRTEITDKLESSVLMMQGLRLELLRIKERGVGAMSDHLAQATQQARAITRDIDDAISAAAEVKGL
- the lon gene encoding endopeptidase La, whose product is MTERLTLPVLPLRDVVLFPGVTAPIGAGRPMTLKAIEAALASPDKLVFAVAQKENIEAVSADGLHLIGTIAKIGQLQRGMSGMQLLLHGERRAMALQVTEENGHLVAVVRDMDDLPPVDESDPGFVALHRELRARAAELGQKSGLPDEVVQQVLNGVDEPGRFADLVAGYLDLDAAGRQSLLETLAVDERLRRVLVHVQRQIAVLDAQEDIKSQVQEELGDRQREIYLREQLKTIRRELGDEDDGTEVDELELRLEGLDLPEEARKEVDRELGRLRRIGRETMESQVIRTFLEHVAELPWNETSEEHLEIAEASKILDADHYALGDVKDRVLEFLAVRAMRAKRDAAPKGDDADTPQASTSVDASRPSPSGDGAKDKDDETTKRSPILLFVGPPGVGKTSVAKSIARAMGRKYVRISLGGARDEADIRGHRRTYVGAMPGRIIQGMKQAGTRNPVFLLDEIDKLGVSFQGDPASALLEVLDPAQNDSFTDHYLGMPFDLSEVMFIATANVLQNIPGPLLDRMEIVEFSGYIEAEKVAIAEQYLVPRQIEANGLTAEQITFAGPALLELVQRYTRESGVRQLEREVGRVARKAARKIAASEVDRMDVTAAVVRDLLGRPKLHPEEKAAVDQVGTATGMYYTPQGGDIMFVEASTMRGKGELVLTGQLGDVMKESARAAWTYARSHAAGLHIKEEMFDRDVHIHVPAGAVPKDGPSAGITMATALVSALSGREVRHDIAMTGEVTLRGRVLPIGGVKEKLLGALRAGITTIIIPKANEPDLDDLPEEARKRMDIHPVEELGEVLAIALRDVRYTEGKLLFGDENPRDVVALQSPFRH